Proteins from a genomic interval of Ndongobacter massiliensis:
- a CDS encoding phosphoglycerate dehydrogenase, translating into MELLITSNSFGKNDPSARQRLRDAGWDIRENPKGTILSESDMVEAVRGVDAIILGSDPVTSAVLDSAPELKLISRYGVGIDNIDMEAAKKRGVDIRVTRAANAEAVADFTLGLVLSLLRHIPKANDDLQNGTWKKRRGFDLYQKTVGVIGCGAIGRRVISRLKGFQCKILGYDLKPDSKYFLDNNIKQSSLEEILEKSDIITLHVPNASGVTLIGEKELAKMKPDAVLVNTARGGLVDEQAVLRALKSRNLYGYGADVFSSEPEIPSYFNGCEDLNLVLTPHMAAVSAEATSEMTRMAVDNVLEYFQRKGNDDQ; encoded by the coding sequence ATGGAATTACTGATTACATCGAACAGTTTTGGAAAAAATGATCCTTCTGCCCGGCAACGTTTGCGCGATGCCGGGTGGGATATTCGGGAAAACCCAAAAGGAACAATATTGAGCGAGTCTGACATGGTAGAAGCTGTAAGGGGCGTTGATGCGATTATTTTGGGCTCCGATCCCGTGACTTCCGCAGTACTAGACTCTGCCCCGGAATTGAAGTTAATATCTCGATATGGAGTTGGGATTGACAACATTGATATGGAAGCTGCTAAAAAACGGGGAGTGGATATTAGAGTGACTAGGGCAGCTAACGCGGAAGCTGTTGCTGACTTTACACTGGGCTTAGTTTTGTCTTTGCTTCGTCACATTCCAAAAGCTAATGATGATTTACAAAATGGAACATGGAAAAAAAGGCGAGGATTTGATCTTTATCAAAAGACAGTGGGCGTGATCGGATGTGGAGCAATTGGAAGAAGGGTTATTTCACGTCTTAAAGGTTTTCAGTGTAAAATTTTAGGATATGATCTTAAGCCGGATTCTAAATATTTTTTGGATAACAATATAAAACAAAGCAGCCTTGAGGAAATTCTTGAAAAATCTGACATCATTACTTTACATGTTCCGAATGCAAGCGGGGTGACGCTTATTGGCGAAAAAGAATTGGCAAAAATGAAACCGGATGCTGTTTTGGTTAATACAGCTCGCGGAGGCCTTGTCGATGAGCAGGCGGTTTTAAGAGCTTTAAAAAGTCGGAATCTATACGGATATGGTGCAGATGTGTTTTCTTCCGAGCCGGAAATACCCTCTTATTTTAATGGGTGCGAGGATTTAAATCTCGTATTAACGCCTCATATGGCTGCGGTAAGTGCTGAAGCTACGTCCGAAATGACCAGGATGGCCGTGGATAATGTTTTGGAATACTTTCAAAGAAAAGGAAATGATGACCAATGA
- a CDS encoding PTS sugar transporter subunit IIB translates to MKNIVWTRIDDRLVHGQVMTQWVQYTKANEVLIVDDAVAEDSFLQMVMKASMPSSIALKVQNEKQAVNYLTETSKDEKIILLVKTPTTLDRLTDAGVELLTVNVGGIGSKAGRKKLYKNIAASEEEREAFRNLLKKGIDVFFQVIITESREDVKDYL, encoded by the coding sequence ATGAAAAATATAGTTTGGACGCGCATCGATGATCGACTCGTTCATGGCCAAGTAATGACGCAGTGGGTTCAGTATACGAAGGCCAATGAAGTGTTGATTGTGGACGATGCTGTAGCAGAGGACTCTTTTTTGCAAATGGTAATGAAAGCCAGCATGCCAAGTTCGATTGCTTTAAAGGTTCAGAATGAAAAACAAGCAGTTAATTATTTAACCGAAACCTCAAAAGATGAAAAAATTATTTTGCTGGTAAAGACGCCGACTACTTTGGACCGACTTACTGATGCAGGCGTCGAATTATTGACGGTAAATGTCGGCGGGATTGGTTCAAAAGCTGGACGGAAGAAATTGTATAAAAACATTGCAGCCAGTGAAGAAGAGCGTGAGGCATTTCGCAATTTATTGAAAAAAGGCATTGATGTCTTTTTTCAGGTTATTATTACTGAATCAAGAGAAGATGTTAAGGACTATTTATAG
- a CDS encoding bifunctional 4-hydroxy-2-oxoglutarate aldolase/2-dehydro-3-deoxy-phosphogluconate aldolase — protein MNKENVLNNIKVNKVLTICRGVYGDALYDLAKALYLGGIRMMEVTFDQGDPEAVTKTSTAIKQIREQYDDMMVGSGTCLTIEQVHATKEAGGLFVLSPNVDKEIIMETKRLGMVSIPGAMTPTEVLQAHTYGADLVKIFPAAWLGLSYLKDLKGPINNVDFLATAGVNEENFADFLSAGYVGAGISSRLVDKKLIAAKDFAELTRRAKVFTKIAKAYN, from the coding sequence ATGAACAAGGAGAATGTCTTAAACAATATTAAGGTTAACAAAGTTTTAACTATTTGCAGAGGGGTCTATGGAGATGCGCTCTATGATTTGGCAAAAGCCTTGTATCTTGGTGGCATTCGAATGATGGAAGTAACCTTTGACCAAGGCGACCCGGAGGCTGTTACAAAAACTTCTACTGCTATCAAACAAATACGAGAGCAGTATGATGATATGATGGTTGGTTCTGGTACGTGTTTGACCATTGAACAGGTTCACGCGACGAAAGAAGCAGGGGGCCTTTTTGTGTTATCTCCAAATGTAGACAAAGAAATTATTATGGAGACAAAGCGTTTGGGCATGGTATCAATTCCGGGAGCAATGACACCTACCGAGGTTTTACAAGCTCATACTTATGGTGCAGATTTAGTGAAAATTTTTCCTGCAGCTTGGTTAGGACTATCCTATCTAAAGGATTTGAAGGGGCCAATTAATAATGTAGATTTTTTAGCCACTGCAGGAGTGAATGAAGAGAATTTTGCAGACTTTTTAAGTGCAGGATATGTCGGAGCTGGCATTAGTAGTCGCTTGGTAGATAAGAAACTGATCGCGGCAAAAGATTTTGCTGAATTGACAAGGCGTGCAAAAGTTTTTACCAAAATAGCAAAAGCTTATAACTGA
- a CDS encoding transaldolase family protein: MSIMFKIYLDSADQRIGEWIEAYSLDGATSNPTILEKGKCSAEQFVSYIPEGKAFFIQLVSRKKEEMIEEAIKLKKKHPGVIVKIPVTREGIQAIPFIEAQKIPTLATAVYSLEQAALAIHSGCSYVAPYVNRICNLGIDGVEVALSIQSFIRQHGYPCRVVAASFKNLYQVQTLIAGGIDSITISLELFEKMVDNINTDLAVRVFEEDAKKLSKVKGFS, translated from the coding sequence ATGAGTATAATGTTTAAAATATATTTAGACAGTGCGGATCAAAGAATTGGCGAATGGATTGAGGCTTATTCCTTGGATGGTGCGACATCCAATCCGACAATTTTAGAGAAAGGAAAGTGTTCTGCGGAACAATTTGTGTCATACATCCCTGAAGGGAAGGCTTTTTTTATTCAACTTGTTTCAAGGAAGAAAGAAGAAATGATAGAAGAAGCCATAAAATTGAAAAAAAAACACCCTGGTGTCATTGTAAAAATACCTGTCACAAGGGAAGGTATTCAAGCAATTCCCTTCATTGAAGCACAAAAAATCCCTACACTTGCTACCGCGGTATACAGTTTGGAACAGGCCGCTCTTGCAATTCATAGTGGATGCTCTTACGTTGCCCCTTACGTTAATCGCATTTGCAATCTTGGTATTGATGGTGTGGAGGTTGCATTGAGCATTCAATCCTTTATTCGTCAACATGGTTATCCATGTCGGGTAGTTGCGGCAAGCTTTAAAAATCTATACCAGGTTCAGACTTTAATTGCCGGAGGCATTGACTCGATCACTATTTCGCTGGAGTTGTTTGAAAAAATGGTTGATAATATTAATACCGATTTAGCTGTTCGTGTCTTTGAAGAGGATGCTAAAAAGCTTTCAAAAGTTAAAGGCTTTTCTTAG
- a CDS encoding RidA family protein: protein MKTIETKNAPGAIGPYTQAKVVGNLLITSGQIPVDPKTGEMPKDIAAQAEQSCKNVKAIIEAAGGKIENTVKTVCFLSDINNFGPFNEVYAKYFTGKPARSCVAVRDIPKGALVEIEAIVEL from the coding sequence ATGAAAACAATTGAAACGAAAAATGCGCCCGGTGCCATCGGCCCTTATACACAGGCGAAGGTGGTAGGAAATCTCCTCATTACTTCGGGACAGATCCCGGTCGATCCAAAGACGGGTGAAATGCCGAAAGATATCGCTGCACAGGCGGAGCAGAGCTGCAAGAACGTGAAGGCGATTATTGAGGCAGCGGGCGGCAAAATTGAAAACACTGTGAAAACCGTTTGCTTCCTGTCGGATATCAATAATTTCGGACCTTTTAATGAAGTGTATGCCAAATACTTCACCGGGAAACCGGCACGCTCCTGTGTGGCCGTTCGTGATATTCCGAAGGGCGCATTGGTAGAAATTGAAGCGATTGTTGAACTGTAA
- the mutY gene encoding A/G-specific adenine glycosylase has translation MNCNTAMEKKRTGEGLTLSGALFAWYDKNGRTHLPWRKSPSPYHVWVSEIMLQQTRVETVIPYYTRWMEALPDLQALADCPEERLLKLWEGLGYYSRARNLKKAAQQVQEQWGGMLPSNAAQLRTLSGIGPYTAGAIASIAFGEQEIAADGNAYRIAARLLREEEPVEKGATRKRLEEFLRAQLSAERPGDFNQALMDLGSGLCLSNGKPLCGGCPLREFCAGAEVGDARRFPIRLPKKARRIEKKTIFTIWKKDHILLHKRPEDGLLAGMWELPNQEGFLSKAAVEQWARAAFGPVFVVDLGRKKHIFSHIEWHMRGFLIRVGAKKTDTPDEGKDSYAQMSMPELPAESEKPKDFADVFAEIASNNLQQRWVSRDTLRQEVSIPSAFSAYVVESPQVRRRKTLEKEEEE, from the coding sequence TTGAACTGTAATACAGCGATGGAAAAGAAGCGCACCGGGGAGGGGCTGACACTTTCCGGTGCGCTTTTCGCATGGTACGACAAAAATGGTCGCACGCATCTGCCTTGGCGCAAAAGCCCAAGCCCGTATCACGTATGGGTGTCGGAAATTATGTTGCAGCAGACCCGGGTGGAAACCGTGATTCCTTATTATACGCGCTGGATGGAAGCCTTGCCCGATCTGCAGGCGTTGGCAGACTGCCCGGAAGAACGGCTGCTGAAGCTGTGGGAGGGACTGGGTTACTATTCGCGTGCGCGGAATTTGAAAAAAGCGGCGCAGCAGGTGCAAGAGCAGTGGGGCGGGATGTTGCCGTCGAATGCGGCGCAACTGCGCACGCTTTCCGGAATCGGCCCCTACACGGCCGGAGCCATCGCATCAATTGCTTTTGGAGAACAAGAGATTGCTGCCGATGGAAATGCCTATCGCATTGCTGCGCGCTTGTTGCGCGAAGAGGAACCGGTGGAGAAGGGGGCGACCCGAAAACGTCTGGAAGAGTTTTTGCGCGCGCAGCTGTCTGCAGAACGTCCGGGTGATTTTAATCAAGCCCTTATGGATTTGGGTTCTGGGTTATGTTTATCCAACGGAAAGCCGCTCTGTGGCGGATGTCCGCTGCGGGAATTTTGTGCGGGGGCCGAGGTGGGCGATGCCCGGAGATTTCCGATCCGCCTGCCAAAAAAGGCGCGTCGCATCGAAAAAAAGACCATTTTCACCATCTGGAAAAAAGACCATATCCTCCTGCACAAACGTCCGGAAGACGGTTTGTTGGCGGGAATGTGGGAACTGCCGAACCAAGAGGGCTTTTTGTCGAAAGCGGCGGTAGAACAATGGGCGAGGGCGGCCTTCGGTCCTGTTTTTGTGGTTGATTTGGGGCGGAAGAAACACATTTTCAGCCATATCGAGTGGCATATGCGCGGCTTTTTGATTCGCGTTGGCGCGAAAAAGACGGATACACCCGACGAAGGTAAGGACTCCTATGCGCAGATGTCCATGCCGGAATTGCCGGCAGAGTCGGAAAAACCGAAAGATTTTGCGGATGTGTTTGCGGAAATAGCAAGCAACAATTTGCAGCAACGTTGGGTGAGTCGTGACACATTGCGCCAGGAAGTGTCAATTCCCAGCGCATTTTCCGCCTATGTCGTGGAGTCACCGCAGGTGCGGCGACGCAAGACATTGGAGAAAGAAGAGGAGGAATAA
- the pepF gene encoding oligoendopeptidase F: MEEIRWRIGEMYPDEQKTQEDMKKIREAATEMRRLSEDPQGNLKEILALYEETQRLAEHLLVYAEMRRDEDSRVSESQKLQMASEMAAVDFQTATAFLQPYLTGLSKEQHTALLENEEYAPYRLFLSRIFRFSNHTLSPKEEELLSKFSFVMEAPANIAYYLTNADLTFPTIDALDGKQLTGEAFTLHQKNPDVAVRKEVFEKYYETYRSFGNTLAATYYNNVKALATEAQLRGYDSCRQQALFRDDVSEEVYDALLESIYRNLPVIHRYYAAKKSLLGLKEQHMYDVYLPIAGSSGKTYTFEEARDLCIASVAPLGEEYGKIYRRAFEEGWIDAYPRPGKRGGAYSSGSYDGKPYVLMNFDGTLDSVFTMAHEMGHSMHSYLSRQANDYLESHYTIFVAEVASTFNENLLLHYLMERAETPEERLALLDHHLDSFKSTVFRQTMFAEFEKIVHARVEKGEALTAKEFDEIYYSLNQQYFGAAMISDPLIAHEWMRIPHFYEDFYVYKYATGYCAATALAQGVLDGKTHAVENYFAFLRDGCKHFPIEQLRIAGCDMADPASVDAALSVFEKRVGELEALVK; this comes from the coding sequence ATGGAAGAAATTCGTTGGCGAATCGGGGAGATGTACCCCGATGAACAAAAAACGCAGGAAGATATGAAAAAAATTCGGGAAGCAGCGACAGAAATGCGTCGCCTTTCAGAAGATCCGCAGGGAAATTTGAAAGAAATTCTAGCACTTTACGAAGAAACGCAGCGTTTGGCGGAACATCTGTTGGTCTATGCGGAAATGCGCCGCGACGAAGACAGTCGCGTTTCTGAATCACAGAAATTGCAGATGGCATCGGAGATGGCGGCGGTTGACTTTCAAACCGCAACCGCGTTTTTGCAGCCGTATTTAACGGGGCTTTCCAAGGAACAACACACGGCTTTACTGGAAAATGAGGAATATGCGCCGTATCGTCTCTTTTTATCGCGCATTTTCCGCTTCAGCAATCACACGCTTTCACCGAAAGAAGAAGAATTGCTGTCGAAGTTTTCTTTTGTAATGGAAGCGCCAGCGAATATTGCATATTACCTGACCAATGCCGATCTTACCTTTCCGACCATTGATGCGCTCGACGGAAAACAACTGACGGGTGAAGCATTCACCTTGCATCAGAAAAATCCGGATGTTGCGGTGCGCAAAGAAGTGTTTGAAAAGTACTACGAGACCTATCGCTCTTTTGGGAACACGCTGGCAGCGACCTATTACAATAATGTCAAGGCATTGGCAACCGAGGCACAGCTGCGCGGCTACGACTCCTGTCGGCAACAGGCATTGTTCCGAGACGACGTCTCCGAGGAGGTCTATGATGCGCTTCTGGAGAGCATTTATCGAAATTTACCGGTTATCCATCGTTATTATGCTGCGAAAAAATCATTGCTGGGGCTGAAAGAACAACATATGTATGATGTCTATCTGCCGATTGCAGGATCATCGGGTAAAACATACACCTTTGAAGAAGCGCGCGACTTATGCATCGCTTCCGTTGCGCCCCTCGGAGAGGAATATGGGAAGATTTATCGCCGTGCCTTTGAGGAAGGGTGGATCGATGCCTATCCGCGTCCGGGAAAACGCGGTGGCGCCTATTCCAGCGGTTCGTACGACGGAAAGCCGTATGTCTTGATGAATTTTGACGGCACGCTGGACTCCGTCTTTACCATGGCCCATGAGATGGGGCATTCTATGCACAGCTATCTTTCACGGCAAGCGAATGATTACCTGGAGTCGCACTACACGATTTTTGTTGCGGAAGTTGCTTCGACCTTTAATGAAAACTTGCTATTGCATTATTTAATGGAGCGTGCCGAGACGCCGGAAGAACGCCTGGCTCTACTGGATCATCATCTGGACAGTTTCAAATCCACCGTATTTCGCCAAACGATGTTTGCGGAGTTTGAAAAAATCGTCCATGCGCGCGTGGAAAAGGGCGAAGCACTCACGGCGAAAGAATTTGATGAGATCTATTATTCTCTGAATCAACAGTACTTCGGTGCGGCGATGATCTCCGATCCGCTCATTGCGCATGAGTGGATGCGCATTCCGCATTTTTATGAAGATTTTTATGTCTATAAATACGCCACGGGGTATTGCGCGGCAACGGCGTTGGCGCAAGGCGTTTTGGACGGAAAAACCCATGCAGTTGAGAATTATTTTGCATTTTTGCGGGATGGATGTAAGCATTTTCCGATTGAACAACTGCGTATTGCCGGTTGCGATATGGCGGACCCGGCAAGTGTCGACGCCGCGCTCAGCGTTTTTGAGAAACGCGTAGGGGAGTTGGAAGCGCTGGTTAAATAA
- the pepT gene encoding peptidase T — translation MERAYERLLRYAAVDTQSDPTSNTCPSTEGQWQLARLLVDEMQAIGLEDISLDENGYVFATLPANTEQTVPTIGFLAHMDTSPDYPGACINPQRLIYEGGPIVLNDTLQIDPQEFPDLNELVGEELLTTRGDTLLGADDKAGIAEIMTAMEYLLAHPEIKHGKLRIGFTPDEEIGRGPHRFDVDAFGADFAYTMDGGRLGELQYESFNAAAATVKIRGKSIHPGSAKNKLVNAALIGMELQAMLPVFARPEHTEGYEGFFLLTHFQGCVEKASLEYIIRDFDRDAFSNKKMLLEKAVAFLNEKYGNRLTLVLEDTYYNMREIIDQTPELIDRARRVMESLGIAPLLVPVRGGTDGSQLSYMGLPTPNLFTGGMNFHGPYELIPTRWMDQAVDVLVHLAASFAQ, via the coding sequence ATGGAAAGAGCTTACGAAAGATTATTGCGCTATGCCGCAGTGGATACCCAATCGGATCCGACGAGCAACACCTGCCCGAGCACCGAAGGGCAATGGCAGCTTGCCCGTTTGCTGGTCGATGAAATGCAAGCGATCGGTTTGGAAGACATTTCATTGGATGAAAATGGATATGTTTTTGCGACGCTGCCCGCCAATACCGAGCAAACCGTCCCTACCATCGGTTTTTTGGCCCATATGGACACCAGTCCGGACTATCCGGGTGCCTGTATAAACCCGCAGCGCCTGATCTATGAGGGAGGTCCCATTGTACTCAATGATACGCTGCAAATCGATCCGCAGGAATTTCCCGACCTGAATGAGCTCGTCGGCGAAGAACTTCTGACAACGCGCGGAGATACTCTGCTCGGTGCCGACGACAAGGCGGGTATTGCAGAGATTATGACGGCGATGGAATATTTACTGGCGCACCCGGAAATCAAACACGGAAAACTGCGCATTGGCTTTACGCCGGATGAGGAGATCGGACGCGGTCCGCATCGTTTTGACGTGGATGCATTCGGTGCCGATTTTGCCTATACAATGGACGGCGGCCGCTTAGGGGAACTGCAGTACGAAAGCTTTAATGCAGCTGCCGCAACCGTAAAAATCCGCGGGAAAAGCATTCATCCCGGCAGCGCCAAAAACAAGCTGGTCAATGCCGCGTTGATCGGCATGGAGTTGCAGGCCATGCTTCCTGTTTTTGCCCGCCCGGAACACACGGAAGGATACGAGGGCTTTTTCCTGCTGACCCATTTCCAAGGTTGTGTCGAGAAAGCAAGCCTCGAATATATTATTCGCGATTTCGACCGCGATGCTTTTTCGAATAAAAAAATGCTTCTCGAAAAAGCGGTTGCTTTTTTGAATGAAAAATACGGCAATCGCCTGACACTTGTCCTCGAAGACACGTACTACAATATGCGTGAAATCATCGATCAAACGCCGGAACTCATTGACCGGGCTCGCCGCGTGATGGAATCGCTTGGAATTGCGCCCTTGCTCGTTCCCGTTCGCGGCGGAACGGACGGTTCCCAGCTGTCGTATATGGGCCTTCCGACACCGAATCTTTTCACCGGCGGCATGAATTTCCACGGTCCCTATGAGTTGATCCCCACGCGGTGGATGGACCAGGCGGTAGACGTTTTGGTGCATCTTGCCGCATCCTTTGCACAATAA
- a CDS encoding class B sortase, producing the protein MKKRILQLIQLILVGVILFSGYRIVDYFLQRKRSDDQFSAVNKSIQEFQQIVPKEDGNKNEQQDNKTVDYRGMMARLKEANADSIGYIDIAGTECHYPVVLGPDNDYYLYRGLDEEWSIQGTPFLDVANHPDLSDRNTVIYAHMMYTGETMFSSLRHFLEQEYTDASPKTFTITNEEGVHHYRIIAAYRVSADAAYRTPNPSDEEWLNFLNDAYQNSTTKFCDPPAFQMTDRIVTLSTCTPEHDASLRVAVVGLYEKTEK; encoded by the coding sequence ATGAAGAAACGGATTTTACAACTGATTCAGTTGATTCTGGTCGGCGTGATTTTATTCAGCGGCTACCGCATCGTGGACTATTTTTTGCAACGGAAGCGCTCGGATGACCAATTTTCCGCCGTCAATAAAAGTATTCAGGAATTTCAGCAAATAGTGCCAAAGGAAGATGGGAACAAAAATGAACAGCAGGACAATAAAACCGTTGACTACCGAGGCATGATGGCACGGTTGAAAGAAGCCAATGCGGACAGCATCGGCTACATCGACATTGCCGGAACGGAGTGTCACTATCCGGTGGTGCTCGGTCCGGACAACGACTACTATTTATACCGTGGGCTGGATGAGGAGTGGAGTATTCAGGGAACGCCTTTCCTGGATGTGGCGAATCATCCGGATTTATCCGATCGCAATACCGTTATTTACGCGCATATGATGTATACCGGGGAGACGATGTTCAGCAGTCTGCGTCATTTTTTGGAGCAGGAATATACGGATGCTTCTCCGAAAACCTTTACGATCACCAACGAAGAAGGGGTGCACCATTACCGGATTATAGCGGCGTATCGCGTATCGGCCGATGCGGCCTATCGTACACCGAATCCGTCGGATGAAGAATGGCTTAACTTCTTGAACGACGCGTATCAAAATTCGACGACAAAATTTTGTGATCCGCCGGCATTTCAAATGACGGATCGAATCGTAACCCTTTCGACCTGTACGCCGGAGCACGATGCTTCGTTGCGCGTTGCCGTGGTGGGACTCTACGAAAAAACTGAGAAGTAG
- a CDS encoding ECF transporter S component, with translation MERTKTNQSNPNVVVAAPRSFAQQVKDCAKVKNLVKISVLGALGFVLMQIIHVPMPFAPSFMDVDFGDVPTLIGGFAMGPVAGVLIQLVKNLLKLMTTHTVGVGELSNFILGASFVLVAASYYWRHRTIRGAVVSLLLGSLTMTAMGFLSNAFVIFPAFAKATDLDLNALALQVGSANPLVTDYWSLMAFAVIPFNLVKTTLESVACLLLYKRISPILHK, from the coding sequence ATGGAGAGAACAAAAACGAATCAAAGCAATCCGAACGTTGTAGTAGCAGCGCCGCGGAGTTTCGCACAGCAGGTGAAGGATTGTGCGAAAGTGAAGAACTTGGTGAAAATCAGTGTGTTGGGTGCACTGGGTTTTGTGCTGATGCAAATCATTCATGTACCCATGCCGTTTGCGCCGTCCTTTATGGACGTCGATTTCGGGGATGTGCCGACGTTGATTGGCGGTTTTGCCATGGGTCCGGTCGCCGGCGTGTTAATTCAGCTGGTAAAAAACTTATTGAAGCTGATGACGACCCATACGGTCGGTGTGGGGGAACTGTCGAATTTTATTTTAGGCGCCTCATTTGTTTTGGTCGCAGCGTCGTACTACTGGCGCCATCGTACCATTCGCGGTGCGGTGGTCTCCCTTTTACTCGGTTCATTGACGATGACTGCGATGGGCTTTCTGTCGAACGCCTTTGTGATTTTCCCGGCCTTTGCCAAAGCGACCGATTTGGACTTGAATGCCTTGGCGCTTCAGGTCGGCAGCGCCAACCCGTTGGTGACCGATTATTGGAGTTTGATGGCATTTGCAGTTATCCCGTTCAACTTGGTAAAAACGACATTGGAGTCCGTGGCATGTCTGTTGCTGTATAAGCGAATCTCACCGATTCTGCACAAATAG
- the tsaE gene encoding tRNA (adenosine(37)-N6)-threonylcarbamoyltransferase complex ATPase subunit type 1 TsaE, producing the protein MFVATKIETRQFARAIAAWLRPGDVIRLDGGLGAGKTTVVQWIAEALGVHDEVTSPTFSLIHCYESPHFMLYHLDLYRLEDPQELEVIDIDEVFTPLNAVTFIEWAQRAEEELPPHAFRLSLTPSVPKVAGGAVASDAAEQAREIHFEASPEDAEGCRRVADFWAHFRSSESRKAEEKG; encoded by the coding sequence ATGTTTGTTGCAACGAAAATTGAGACGAGACAATTTGCCCGCGCAATTGCGGCGTGGCTCCGACCGGGCGATGTGATTCGTCTGGACGGCGGCTTGGGCGCGGGGAAAACCACTGTAGTACAGTGGATTGCAGAAGCATTAGGCGTGCACGACGAAGTGACATCGCCTACTTTTTCATTGATTCACTGTTATGAATCACCGCATTTCATGCTCTATCATCTGGATTTGTATCGTCTGGAAGACCCTCAGGAGCTGGAAGTGATCGACATCGATGAAGTATTTACGCCGCTGAACGCCGTTACTTTTATCGAGTGGGCGCAGCGCGCTGAAGAAGAGTTGCCTCCCCATGCTTTTCGGTTGTCTCTGACCCCTTCGGTTCCGAAGGTTGCTGGGGGAGCCGTGGCAAGCGATGCCGCGGAGCAAGCACGGGAAATTCATTTCGAAGCATCGCCGGAGGATGCAGAAGGGTGCCGGCGTGTGGCAGATTTTTGGGCGCATTTCCGATCTTCGGAATCGCGAAAAGCAGAAGAGAAAGGATGA
- the tsaB gene encoding tRNA (adenosine(37)-N6)-threonylcarbamoyltransferase complex dimerization subunit type 1 TsaB, with translation MRILAIDTSTKASGLCLLCAGEQEACHIVEQERTRAENLLPEMAALFQRQNITFNQVDALAVAIGPGSFTGLRIGVTVAKTLAQFSGKSLCGISTLEALAAGAWDETTVFRAANEPAADAIPYTPVEKELRKMLIVPIVDARADRIFAAGFLQNKEVLARGLMTERVLRERVETLVQKHALQALLFVGAGMGAHGALLCGFSIPVFIAEGLFTKSPVQWIARLAEKRLEAGKSDSALDLKPQYLRKSQAELQAEERAVLR, from the coding sequence ATGCGAATTCTTGCGATTGATACTTCGACAAAGGCGTCCGGCCTTTGTCTTCTTTGTGCGGGGGAACAGGAAGCTTGCCATATTGTGGAACAAGAGCGCACGCGCGCGGAAAACCTGCTCCCGGAAATGGCAGCGCTTTTTCAACGGCAAAACATCACTTTCAATCAGGTCGATGCCCTTGCAGTAGCGATCGGACCCGGTTCCTTTACCGGCTTGCGCATCGGCGTTACCGTAGCCAAGACGCTGGCACAGTTTTCCGGAAAGTCGCTTTGCGGAATTTCCACGCTGGAGGCGCTGGCAGCAGGTGCGTGGGATGAAACGACGGTGTTTCGCGCGGCTAATGAGCCGGCTGCCGACGCGATACCGTATACACCAGTAGAAAAAGAACTACGCAAAATGCTTATCGTTCCCATCGTGGATGCGCGGGCGGATCGCATTTTTGCCGCCGGATTCTTACAAAACAAAGAGGTATTGGCACGGGGGCTTATGACGGAGCGCGTGTTGCGCGAGCGCGTGGAGACATTGGTGCAAAAGCATGCCCTTCAAGCCCTCTTATTCGTTGGGGCGGGCATGGGAGCGCACGGCGCATTGTTGTGCGGGTTTTCCATTCCCGTATTTATTGCCGAAGGGTTGTTTACAAAATCCCCAGTACAGTGGATTGCGCGGCTGGCAGAAAAACGACTGGAAGCGGGGAAATCGGACAGCGCACTGGATTTGAAACCGCAATATTTGCGAAAATCGCAGGCGGAACTGCAGGCGGAAGAACGGGCGGTATTACGATGA